One stretch of Halobacillus litoralis DNA includes these proteins:
- a CDS encoding nuclear transport factor 2 family protein — protein sequence MNSKQDSAAFSNKERAVSFLEQVAGGEVREAYQRYVRSDFSHHNPYFQGDKDSLMSAMEEDAANNPHKTLEVHRAIEEKDMVVVHSHIKQHQEDPGVAVVHIIRFEEGEIVELWDIGQPIPKDSPNENGAF from the coding sequence ATGAATTCAAAACAGGACAGTGCGGCATTTTCCAACAAAGAACGAGCGGTATCTTTTTTGGAGCAAGTGGCAGGTGGAGAGGTAAGGGAAGCGTATCAAAGGTATGTCCGTTCTGATTTTTCCCATCACAACCCCTACTTCCAAGGTGATAAAGATTCTCTGATGAGCGCAATGGAAGAGGACGCCGCCAATAATCCTCATAAGACGCTTGAAGTCCATCGTGCGATCGAAGAAAAAGATATGGTCGTCGTTCATTCTCATATTAAACAACATCAGGAAGACCCGGGAGTAGCCGTTGTCCATATCATCCGCTTTGAAGAGGGGGAAATCGTGGAGTTGTGGGACATCGGTCAGCCGATTCCGAAAGACTCACCGAATGAAAATGGTGCTTTCTAG
- a CDS encoding NADPH:quinone oxidoreductase family protein — translation MTKEFNALVVNKTEEDFSVNVESLTLEDLPEGDVTIQVHYSSVNYKDGLASIPNGKIVQSYPFVPGIDLAGTVVSSDDDRYQEGDEVVVTSYELGVSHYGGYSEYARVPGDWVVPLPENMTLKEAMAFGTAGFTAALSVHRLEESGITPEDGTILVTGATGGVGSMAVSMLAKRGYHVTASTGKESEHEYLKTLGAEEIISREEVTPEKIRPIGKQKWAGVVDPVGGKTLASVLSNTKYGGAVAVSGLTAGVEVPTTVFPFILRGVNLLGIDSVYCPKDLREKLWTRMATDLKPDDLGEIEKEVSLKELPDTLSNILQGKVRGRTVVNILS, via the coding sequence ATGACAAAAGAATTCAATGCACTTGTCGTGAACAAAACAGAGGAAGATTTTTCAGTGAATGTGGAATCGTTGACTTTGGAAGATCTGCCGGAAGGGGATGTGACGATTCAAGTCCACTATTCCAGCGTCAACTATAAAGATGGATTGGCAAGTATTCCGAACGGCAAAATCGTTCAGTCCTATCCTTTCGTCCCTGGCATCGACCTTGCCGGGACCGTCGTCTCGTCCGATGATGACCGCTATCAGGAAGGGGACGAGGTTGTCGTCACCAGCTATGAATTAGGCGTTTCCCACTATGGTGGATACAGTGAATATGCACGTGTCCCTGGCGATTGGGTCGTCCCTTTGCCGGAGAATATGACATTGAAAGAAGCGATGGCTTTCGGTACAGCAGGATTCACGGCAGCTCTATCTGTCCACCGTCTTGAAGAAAGCGGCATTACGCCGGAAGACGGTACGATTCTCGTTACTGGTGCCACTGGTGGTGTCGGCAGTATGGCTGTTTCTATGCTCGCAAAGCGTGGCTACCATGTGACAGCAAGCACAGGAAAAGAATCGGAACATGAATATCTGAAAACATTAGGCGCAGAAGAAATCATTTCCCGGGAAGAAGTGACCCCTGAGAAGATCCGCCCGATCGGTAAGCAGAAGTGGGCAGGTGTGGTCGATCCCGTGGGAGGAAAAACACTGGCATCTGTTCTGAGTAATACGAAATATGGTGGTGCCGTTGCTGTAAGTGGTTTGACTGCCGGGGTGGAAGTGCCGACAACGGTGTTCCCTTTCATCCTTAGAGGAGTGAATCTGCTCGGCATTGATTCCGTTTACTGTCCTAAAGACTTGAGAGAGAAATTATGGACGCGTATGGCTACGGACTTGAAGCCGGATGACTTAGGAGAAATCGAAAAAGAAGTTTCTTTAAAAGAACTTCCTGATACTTTGTCTAATATTTTACAAGGAAAAGTAAGAGGAAGAACGGTAGTGAACATCCTTTCCTAA
- a CDS encoding TetR/AcrR family transcriptional regulator: MAKKAEQRRKQILKAAFQAATEKGYESVTLQDIADYADVSKGVTNYYFKNKSDVFTQLFEWITTRIYEKEAASISEQETAIGKLEAYIDRVFISPEENKNFYRVYLDFLSQVKNNESYKEINQKFYENCWSIGREIIHQGLEEEIFDVDDVEQTAISIRCMIDGSLIQWLMRDDDQLHDYYRTACYESILKILKYKT, from the coding sequence ATGGCAAAAAAAGCAGAACAGAGACGCAAACAGATATTAAAAGCTGCCTTCCAAGCCGCAACCGAAAAAGGCTATGAGTCCGTCACCCTACAGGATATCGCCGATTATGCCGATGTCAGCAAAGGGGTCACGAATTATTACTTTAAAAATAAATCCGATGTGTTCACGCAATTGTTCGAATGGATCACGACACGCATCTATGAAAAAGAAGCCGCATCCATCAGTGAACAGGAAACAGCTATAGGGAAGCTTGAAGCTTACATCGACCGCGTGTTCATCAGTCCGGAAGAAAATAAAAATTTCTACCGTGTGTACCTGGACTTTTTATCCCAAGTGAAAAATAACGAATCGTATAAAGAGATCAACCAAAAATTCTACGAAAACTGTTGGTCCATCGGCAGGGAGATCATCCATCAAGGATTGGAAGAAGAAATCTTTGATGTTGATGATGTAGAACAAACAGCGATAAGTATCCGCTGCATGATTGATGGCAGTTTGATTCAATGGCTGATGAGAGATGACGATCAACTGCATGACTATTACCGTACGGCCTGTTACGAGTCCATTCTGAAAATCCTAAAATACAAAACGTAA
- a CDS encoding DUF6881 domain-containing protein: MLSTVPIPEIEDIEKNKEFKPKYMSEAEFTRMWNAEVRK; the protein is encoded by the coding sequence ATGCTCTCAACTGTCCCTATACCTGAAATTGAAGATATAGAGAAAAATAAGGAATTCAAACCCAAATACATGAGTGAAGCTGAATTTACACGAATGTGGAATGCTGAAGTAAGGAAGTAG
- a CDS encoding MerR family transcriptional regulator encodes MGYRIGELSKLIGVSEHTLRYYEKEGLVVPDRDKNNIRNYSEHNKLWAEFILHMKETGMSMEDLKNYTQLWESGEEGTVAMIDILTNHRDKVKKQIEIYKKNLELLNKKIDFYQSSLEENRSANLYETFVDRKGMDEEQK; translated from the coding sequence ATGGGGTATCGTATTGGAGAACTTTCAAAACTGATCGGTGTCAGTGAACATACGTTAAGGTATTACGAAAAAGAGGGTTTAGTTGTACCAGATCGTGACAAGAACAATATTCGTAATTATTCCGAACATAATAAATTATGGGCAGAGTTTATCCTACACATGAAAGAAACAGGCATGTCTATGGAAGACTTGAAGAACTATACGCAGTTATGGGAATCAGGAGAAGAAGGTACAGTGGCAATGATTGATATCCTGACCAACCATAGAGATAAAGTGAAGAAGCAGATAGAGATCTACAAGAAAAATCTAGAGCTTTTAAATAAAAAAATTGATTTTTATCAAAGCAGTTTGGAGGAAAACCGGTCTGCGAATTTGTATGAAACGTTTGTAGACAGAAAGGGAATGGATGAAGAACAAAAATAG
- a CDS encoding DapH/DapD/GlmU-related protein, translated as MDINGFLDHLNEGKTVEGGSKVHQVMHKVSQEALKITAELNGKYHPPEKVRELFSELIGKPVDSSFAMFPPFSSDCGKNIEVGKNVFINSGCRFQDQGGITIGDGVLVGHNVVLATLNHDVHPEKRSTLHPAPIKIGNNVWIGANVTVVQGVTIGDGAIIAAGSVVTKDVPSNVMVGGVPAKELKKIDISQ; from the coding sequence ATGGACATCAACGGATTTTTAGACCATTTGAATGAAGGCAAGACTGTAGAAGGTGGATCTAAGGTCCATCAAGTGATGCATAAGGTATCACAGGAAGCATTGAAAATAACTGCAGAGCTGAACGGGAAATACCATCCGCCGGAGAAAGTGCGGGAACTATTTTCAGAATTAATTGGAAAACCAGTCGACAGCAGTTTCGCTATGTTCCCTCCCTTTTCCAGCGATTGCGGCAAAAACATCGAAGTAGGGAAGAATGTCTTCATCAATTCCGGCTGCCGATTCCAAGATCAAGGGGGGATTACCATTGGAGATGGAGTGCTTGTAGGACATAATGTCGTATTGGCCACGTTGAATCATGACGTCCATCCTGAGAAACGCAGCACGCTCCACCCCGCTCCTATTAAAATCGGAAATAATGTCTGGATCGGGGCGAATGTTACGGTGGTCCAGGGAGTGACCATCGGGGATGGAGCAATAATCGCTGCAGGCTCCGTCGTTACAAAAGATGTTCCATCGAACGTTATGGTCGGAGGGGTCCCTGCAAAGGAACTGAAAAAAATAGATATATCTCAGTAG
- a CDS encoding aldo/keto reductase, which produces MMLKDTYHLSNGIEIPKLGLGTWMIDNDEVAQAVVDAVEIGYRHIDTAQAYQNESGVGEGIRACGVDREDLFITTKLAAEVKSYEEAVSAIDQSLETMGLDYVDMMIIHSPQPWKDFGGEDRYFGGNREAWKALEEAYQAGKIRAIGLSNFQNEDVENILSACTVKPMVNQILAHISNTPFELIQYTQEQDILVEAYSPIAHGELLKNEKVVNLAEKYGVSVPQLSIRYVLQLGLLPLPKTANPDHMKNNADVDFTISDEDMDFLKNIETIKDYGEASVMPVFGGKL; this is translated from the coding sequence ATGATGTTGAAGGATACGTATCATCTATCAAATGGAATCGAGATTCCTAAATTAGGTCTTGGAACATGGATGATTGACAATGACGAAGTCGCACAGGCTGTGGTTGATGCTGTGGAAATCGGTTATCGTCATATTGATACAGCTCAGGCGTATCAGAATGAAAGTGGTGTGGGTGAAGGGATTCGCGCTTGTGGTGTGGACAGAGAAGACTTGTTCATTACGACAAAACTGGCTGCAGAAGTCAAATCATATGAAGAAGCTGTTTCAGCCATTGATCAATCGTTAGAGACGATGGGACTGGATTATGTGGATATGATGATCATTCACAGTCCACAACCATGGAAGGACTTCGGCGGTGAAGATCGTTACTTCGGAGGAAACCGTGAAGCATGGAAAGCTCTTGAAGAAGCGTACCAAGCAGGCAAAATTCGTGCCATTGGTTTATCAAACTTCCAAAATGAAGATGTTGAAAACATTCTCAGTGCTTGCACCGTCAAACCGATGGTCAATCAAATTCTCGCTCATATCAGCAATACACCGTTTGAATTGATTCAATATACGCAGGAACAAGACATTCTCGTGGAAGCTTATTCACCGATCGCACATGGAGAATTGTTGAAGAACGAGAAAGTAGTAAACCTTGCAGAGAAGTATGGGGTTTCTGTACCTCAATTAAGCATTCGGTATGTTCTGCAGCTTGGACTTCTTCCGCTGCCTAAAACGGCAAACCCAGACCATATGAAGAATAATGCGGATGTAGATTTCACAATTTCCGATGAGGACATGGATTTCTTGAAAAATATCGAAACCATCAAAGATTATGGCGAGGCGAGTGTCATGCCTGTATTCGGTGGGAAGCTGTAA
- a CDS encoding NAD(P)-dependent oxidoreductase, which produces MTKQTIGFIGAGVMGKSMARNLMKAGYDLNVFTRTKEKADDLLAEGANWKESVTALSSHSDLIITIVGYPSDVEEVYFGGEGILENAKPGSYVIDMTTSSPDLAQKIAETAEADDIYAYDAPVSGGDVGAKNGKLTIMVGGNKEHFDEILPVFQAMGENIVLQGEAGAGQHTKMSNQIAIASGMMGVCEAITYAEKAGLDPRKVLNSIAFGAAGSWSLSNLGPRMIDGNFDPGFYVKHFIKDMKIAIDSAENMQIPVPGLKLAKQLYEELSEAGGDNDGTQALYKYYQMMTPVS; this is translated from the coding sequence ATGACGAAACAAACGATTGGTTTCATCGGTGCAGGTGTGATGGGGAAAAGCATGGCACGCAACTTGATGAAGGCAGGATATGATTTGAATGTGTTTACGCGTACGAAAGAGAAGGCGGACGACCTGTTAGCGGAAGGTGCGAACTGGAAGGAAAGTGTGACTGCTTTATCTTCACATTCTGACCTAATCATTACGATTGTGGGGTATCCGAGCGATGTGGAAGAAGTGTATTTCGGTGGAGAAGGGATTTTGGAGAATGCGAAGCCAGGTTCCTACGTCATCGATATGACAACGTCCTCTCCTGATCTGGCACAGAAGATTGCTGAGACAGCTGAAGCGGATGATATTTATGCGTATGATGCTCCCGTATCCGGTGGGGATGTTGGAGCCAAAAACGGAAAGCTAACGATAATGGTCGGCGGCAATAAGGAGCATTTTGACGAAATCCTTCCTGTTTTTCAAGCGATGGGCGAAAATATCGTCCTCCAAGGCGAAGCAGGAGCCGGCCAGCATACGAAAATGAGCAACCAAATCGCGATTGCATCCGGCATGATGGGCGTCTGTGAGGCGATTACATATGCAGAAAAAGCCGGTCTTGATCCAAGGAAAGTGTTGAACAGTATTGCATTCGGTGCCGCTGGAAGCTGGTCGTTATCTAATCTCGGACCAAGGATGATTGATGGAAACTTTGACCCAGGCTTTTATGTGAAGCATTTTATTAAAGATATGAAAATCGCCATTGATTCTGCGGAGAACATGCAGATTCCCGTCCCTGGATTGAAACTTGCGAAGCAGTTGTATGAGGAACTGAGTGAAGCAGGTGGAGATAATGATGGAACGCAGGCGTTGTATAAGTACTATCAAATGATGACGCCAGTCTCATAG
- a CDS encoding DUF3231 family protein, with protein MDKDELKLTSAEIGTLWGQYVNGTSIQMVNKYMLSIIEDEKIRQIFADSIKISDNQLQEVERFIKKDGFPVPDGFSKSDLNEGAGRLFSDIFCLHYLHIMTLHGLMGHTTSLSSSVRRDVRDFYESCSDEAMSMYQRTTDLLLEKGHFQKDPYFYPETKPQYVTGQKFIHGFSSGNRPLAATEIIAVSLNLKKKILEKSLSIGFSQVAQSKEVRKFLESMQSASNKQIQSLGNILKGDNLPVPMSWESEVTTSQDSPFSDKLMLYHMGFLLQTAQSYHGSGLATAMRVDLVATYEKIIIKNIMITKEWFNLMTKNNWLEQPPLAPNRKEIAKEK; from the coding sequence ATGGATAAGGATGAATTAAAACTCACTTCTGCCGAAATCGGGACATTGTGGGGGCAGTATGTAAATGGAACATCCATTCAAATGGTAAACAAATATATGTTGTCCATTATAGAAGATGAGAAAATAAGACAAATATTCGCAGATTCAATTAAAATTTCAGATAATCAATTACAGGAAGTAGAAAGGTTTATAAAAAAAGATGGGTTCCCGGTTCCGGATGGATTTTCAAAATCAGACCTTAATGAAGGCGCAGGTCGATTGTTTTCTGACATCTTTTGTTTACACTATTTGCATATTATGACGCTGCACGGTCTAATGGGGCATACAACCTCACTGAGCTCTTCTGTCAGGAGAGATGTAAGAGATTTTTATGAATCTTGTAGTGATGAAGCTATGAGTATGTATCAGCGAACTACGGACTTGCTATTGGAAAAAGGCCATTTCCAAAAAGATCCTTACTTTTACCCTGAAACAAAACCTCAATATGTTACAGGACAAAAGTTTATTCATGGTTTTTCAAGCGGAAATCGCCCTCTAGCTGCAACAGAAATTATTGCGGTCTCCCTCAATTTAAAGAAAAAAATATTGGAAAAATCACTCTCTATAGGATTTAGTCAAGTTGCCCAATCAAAAGAGGTTAGAAAATTTTTGGAGAGTATGCAAAGTGCATCCAACAAACAAATCCAATCATTAGGAAATATCTTAAAAGGAGATAACTTGCCTGTTCCAATGTCTTGGGAGTCAGAAGTTACCACTTCACAGGATTCCCCCTTTTCAGACAAGTTAATGTTGTACCACATGGGTTTCTTATTACAAACTGCCCAATCCTACCATGGGTCAGGTTTAGCAACCGCCATGCGAGTCGATCTCGTAGCCACTTATGAAAAAATCATAATAAAAAATATCATGATCACCAAAGAGTGGTTTAATCTGATGACCAAAAATAATTGGTTGGAACAGCCACCACTTGCCCCAAATAGAAAGGAAATAGCAAAAGAAAAGTAA
- a CDS encoding DUF6366 family protein, giving the protein MSEEKPETKRERFRQEELKKDPSGSFHGGGLPDLVGNLGWKTTGSILLALIAGFILYGLFFR; this is encoded by the coding sequence ATGAGTGAAGAAAAACCTGAAACAAAGAGGGAAAGATTCAGACAAGAAGAATTAAAAAAAGATCCTTCAGGAAGTTTTCACGGCGGGGGACTTCCTGACTTGGTAGGGAATTTAGGGTGGAAAACGACTGGGAGTATCCTTCTTGCTTTGATAGCGGGATTTATCCTATACGGCCTTTTTTTTCGTTGA
- a CDS encoding NAD(P)-binding protein, protein MKTAIIGAGLAGLSCALTLEKHGQSADIFEQGKEIGLRYDIAELMTPILHAPINDSVKFFSETYDIHLKPASNVQKIYVHSENESAYVEGKIGFINMRGKYKDSYEKQLAQQLVHSKIHYDSHAVYENISKEYTHVIVATGDPQDTQQIQPYDIALPSAFAGAIVKGDFVRNEVHTWFNNDFAPKGMGYLIPHSKTEGTLVIVYPQYEDEWLEKRNEFWETMVKEASRTLNQELIIEHEFTISDYMVGKCHYPRIGNTFFVGNCLGAITPFLGFGQTGSILSGIYAALDICGQGDYEKLCKPLLKDYDQSLVLRRGIERLSNHQLDLITKSLHNQVVRKIITQPNLGVLKGLSHLLKPFTSK, encoded by the coding sequence GTGAAAACAGCAATTATTGGGGCGGGACTTGCCGGTCTTTCGTGTGCATTGACATTGGAAAAACACGGGCAAAGCGCCGATATTTTTGAACAAGGGAAGGAAATAGGCTTACGTTATGATATTGCGGAATTAATGACGCCTATTCTTCATGCACCCATCAACGACTCAGTAAAATTCTTTTCTGAAACCTATGATATCCACTTAAAGCCGGCCAGCAATGTACAGAAGATCTATGTCCATTCAGAAAATGAATCGGCCTATGTAGAAGGGAAAATCGGTTTCATCAATATGCGGGGGAAATATAAAGACTCCTATGAGAAGCAATTAGCCCAACAGCTGGTGCATAGCAAAATCCATTATGACAGCCATGCGGTTTATGAAAACATCTCAAAAGAATATACCCATGTCATTGTAGCCACCGGCGACCCACAGGATACACAGCAGATCCAGCCCTATGACATAGCCCTTCCTTCAGCTTTTGCCGGTGCTATCGTAAAAGGTGATTTTGTCCGTAATGAGGTACATACCTGGTTTAATAACGATTTCGCTCCCAAAGGTATGGGCTATTTGATCCCTCACTCCAAAACAGAGGGGACTCTCGTAATCGTCTATCCGCAATATGAAGACGAGTGGCTGGAGAAAAGAAATGAGTTCTGGGAAACCATGGTGAAGGAAGCCTCCCGTACCCTGAATCAGGAATTAATCATCGAACATGAATTTACGATCTCCGATTACATGGTAGGGAAATGCCATTATCCAAGAATCGGAAACACGTTCTTTGTTGGTAACTGTCTCGGGGCCATTACTCCATTCTTAGGTTTCGGACAGACGGGATCTATTCTTAGTGGTATTTATGCAGCACTCGATATATGCGGGCAAGGGGATTATGAAAAGCTATGTAAACCGCTCTTGAAGGATTATGATCAATCCCTCGTACTCCGCAGAGGAATTGAACGGTTAAGCAACCATCAACTGGATTTAATTACGAAGTCGCTTCACAATCAGGTGGTAAGGAAGATTATCACTCAGCCGAATTTGGGTGTGTTGAAAGGACTCAGCCACTTGTTGAAGCCTTTTACTTCAAAATAA
- a CDS encoding mechanosensitive ion channel family protein — translation MSIYQVNDWPWSDILIVLGFLLFLFLIRLGLSLLINRLFRDRGSIQRAAFSLINWVVFNGLLLFVIFYFSDSAWLLFPLFTIGQVEITLFLIIIAVLIITFAYRLSKVLNEHLLPFFFERHHLDKGIQFTMERIVHYVIMVVAVLVSLTTVGIDLSALTVFAGVLGVGIGFGMQNIASNFISGLILLFERPIKVGDRVLIDDVIGDVEKISMRATVVRTLENEHIIIPNSYFLEEKVVNRSFADPRLRLTIPIGVAYGTDVQKVKRILLVVAELARQEHSFVLESPAPYVNFKGFGDSSLDFELFLWISDPKEVIRMKSELNFSIYEQLNENGIEIPFPQRDLHIKSAPPSFLKGQDEDS, via the coding sequence ATGTCAATCTACCAGGTAAACGACTGGCCCTGGTCGGATATTCTTATCGTATTGGGCTTCTTATTGTTTCTATTCTTGATCCGTTTGGGATTGAGCTTATTGATCAACCGGTTATTCCGGGACAGGGGAAGTATCCAGAGAGCAGCCTTCTCTTTGATCAATTGGGTTGTGTTCAATGGCCTGCTTTTATTCGTGATTTTCTATTTCTCTGATTCCGCTTGGCTCTTGTTTCCGCTATTCACTATCGGCCAAGTAGAGATTACATTATTTTTAATCATTATTGCCGTACTGATCATCACCTTTGCCTATAGACTATCAAAGGTTCTGAATGAACATCTGCTGCCATTTTTCTTTGAGCGTCATCATTTGGATAAGGGTATCCAGTTCACGATGGAACGGATCGTCCATTATGTCATCATGGTCGTCGCGGTATTAGTCAGTTTGACCACGGTCGGCATCGATTTGAGTGCCCTGACTGTTTTTGCCGGGGTCTTAGGTGTGGGGATCGGTTTCGGAATGCAGAACATCGCTTCTAACTTCATATCCGGATTGATCCTCCTCTTTGAACGACCGATAAAAGTCGGGGATCGAGTGCTTATTGATGATGTCATCGGTGATGTTGAAAAAATCAGTATGCGGGCGACGGTCGTCCGTACGCTTGAGAATGAGCACATCATCATCCCGAACTCTTATTTTTTAGAGGAGAAAGTAGTGAATCGTTCGTTTGCGGATCCGAGACTTCGTTTGACGATTCCAATCGGGGTGGCCTACGGAACAGATGTTCAAAAGGTGAAAAGAATCCTTCTTGTGGTCGCTGAATTAGCGAGGCAGGAGCATTCCTTCGTTCTGGAATCACCAGCCCCTTACGTGAATTTTAAGGGCTTCGGTGATTCATCTTTGGACTTTGAACTGTTTCTCTGGATCTCCGATCCGAAAGAAGTCATCCGGATGAAAAGTGAGCTGAACTTCTCCATTTATGAGCAACTGAATGAAAACGGGATTGAAATTCCTTTCCCTCAAAGAGATTTGCACATCAAATCTGCCCCTCCATCTTTTCTAAAAGGGCAGGATGAGGACTCTTGA
- a CDS encoding transcription initiation factor TFIIIB, translating into MNHSSNIEECPKCGGRELGRGKQNGYAVMLPVNKAMSFGSEVEHILCTSCGYIMESYVKKPEKFKGTIE; encoded by the coding sequence ATGAATCATTCATCGAATATAGAAGAATGCCCAAAATGTGGTGGAAGGGAATTAGGGAGAGGAAAGCAGAACGGATACGCTGTCATGCTTCCTGTTAATAAAGCCATGTCTTTTGGCTCTGAAGTGGAACACATCCTCTGCACAAGCTGTGGATATATCATGGAGAGCTATGTGAAAAAGCCGGAGAAGTTTAAAGGGACGATAGAATAA
- a CDS encoding GGDEF domain-containing protein: protein MILKELISNLALLIASLFVYTQTTQAAPLSRSSTFKNKMVSGILAGVLSNVLMQYSMRFDSTIVDLRHIPVILVAYYGGTIPGIAAMCLVAVGRFLIGFNTSSLLALFLIVSITLITLTITRLSMSKRIKIFWTLTSSNVIFTIMIVYLLRNVSTLTFLIPSFWIISYSAGFISFYVIEFVRKSQNLLNKYKAEAATDGLTGLNNVRKFDQSFNEISAQAIHKDEKLSLLYIDIDHFKKVNDTYGHKEGDQVLIELSQILKNTVRSFDIVSRNGGEEFTVILLDCPTDRAKDISERIRTKVEGHSFLLTTGQVIHITVSIGLACYNETTIEPKLLIKEADLALYDAKQTGRNKVCITSSREWASHRA, encoded by the coding sequence TTGATTTTAAAAGAATTAATATCCAACTTAGCCCTTTTGATCGCATCATTATTCGTTTATACCCAAACGACCCAGGCCGCTCCCTTAAGCCGGTCTTCAACATTCAAGAACAAAATGGTTTCAGGGATTCTGGCGGGAGTCTTGAGCAATGTCCTTATGCAGTACAGCATGCGCTTCGACAGCACCATTGTTGACTTACGTCATATCCCGGTCATTCTCGTCGCTTATTACGGAGGGACCATTCCGGGGATTGCAGCCATGTGCCTCGTCGCCGTCGGCCGCTTCCTTATTGGATTCAACACATCATCCCTGCTTGCTCTATTCCTAATCGTTTCGATTACCCTCATCACATTGACCATCACTAGACTGAGCATGTCCAAGCGGATTAAAATCTTCTGGACACTCACCTCATCGAATGTGATTTTCACAATTATGATTGTTTATCTTTTACGAAACGTAAGTACCTTGACCTTCTTGATTCCATCTTTTTGGATCATCTCGTACTCGGCTGGTTTTATTTCTTTCTATGTCATCGAATTCGTCCGTAAAAGTCAGAACTTGTTGAATAAATACAAAGCTGAAGCAGCAACAGACGGTTTGACTGGATTGAACAATGTGCGCAAGTTCGACCAATCCTTCAACGAGATCTCGGCTCAAGCCATACATAAAGATGAGAAGTTGTCTCTGTTATACATTGATATTGACCATTTCAAAAAGGTAAACGACACCTATGGTCATAAAGAAGGTGACCAGGTTTTGATTGAACTATCCCAGATCCTGAAAAACACTGTGCGATCTTTCGATATTGTGAGCCGGAATGGTGGAGAAGAATTTACAGTGATTTTATTAGATTGTCCGACAGATCGAGCCAAGGATATCAGTGAAAGAATCAGGACAAAAGTTGAAGGTCACTCCTTCCTGTTAACTACAGGGCAAGTGATTCATATTACGGTCTCCATTGGGCTTGCCTGCTACAATGAGACAACGATTGAACCAAAATTATTAATCAAAGAAGCCGATCTTGCCTTATATGATGCAAAACAAACAGGCAGAAATAAAGTGTGCATCACCTCAAGCCGTGAATGGGCGAGTCATCGAGCGTAA